The window ATATGCCTCCCTGTGGAGAAGGAATATAGGTACGGGACAAAGGATGGTTATGAAAGGCGGCGGCGTTACGGCCATCGTAAGCGATTCCACCGCCTATTACAACCGCATTTTGCAACAGCCGGACTTTAAGGATATTGTTTTTCCGCCTTTGCTGACGGCCGACAGTATCGTTATCCGCAAGGATACGGACTCTGCGCGTTTGCTCCAATTTCCGCATTACCTCCACATCACCTATAAAAATGGAAAGGAAGAAGAGGCTTACCTAGATCGTTTCCTCCAAAATCGTAAGCCCTGGTATCCTCGGTCGGACATTGTGCTGCTGCAGGGCGGCCCGGTGGTGGTGGAAGCGTCAGGTGTCTATTATCCGCCACAGGAGCTTTTTTCTCTTGGCTACTGGGCCTGGAGTGAAAAGATTGCCCACATGCTCCCGGTGGATTATGATCCGGAAAGGATAAGATAGTTTTTAGCCGGTGGTTTGCTACTTAATCCACTTATTGCTTCTCATCCATTGTTCCACCAGGTCCATCCATTTCACTTCGCTGGTTTTATTGATCATGCCGAAGCCATGGCCTCCTTTTTCATACAGGTATATTTCAGCAGGCACATGGTGCTCTTGTAAGGCTTCATAAAAGTGTTCACTGTTTTGTACCACCACTGTTTTATCGTCTTTGGCATGCACCAGGAAGGTGGGCGGTGTCGCTTTGGTAACCTGTAATTCGTTGGAGTATTGGATCATCTTTTCGGTAGTGGGGTGCTCACCCAGCAGTTTGGTGCGGGAGCCTTTGTGGGCGAGGCTATCACTGAAGCTGATCACAGGGTAGATGAGGACCATAAAGTTGGGCCGCAGCGGCGACTTTTTAGCCTTCTTATAAGCGTGGTTGGTAAGGTAGTCATAGTTAAAATGGGTGCCTGCTGTAGAAGCGAGGTGCCCGCCTGCTGAGAACCCGATAATACCTACCTGGTCTTTGTTAATATTCCATTCGGCTGCCTTTGCCCGCACTACTTCGATGGCCTTTTGCGCATCCTGCAGGGGCCCGATCTCTTTATTGACCATGCTGGTATCATTGGGCAGGCGGTATTTCAATACAATGGCGGTAACGCCCATTTCATTGAACCGGCGGGCTACATCCGATCCTTCGTGGCTGGCGGCTAAGATGGAATAACCACCACCGGGGCAGATGACGATGGCTGTGCCGGTTGCTTTTTCCGGCGGTGCGGGATAAACCGTGAGGGTGGGATTGGTAACATAGCTGATGCGCAGTTTGCCATCTGCAGGGCTCACTACGGAGCTTTCTTTATCAGGTACCGGCTTTGAATTGGGAATGCCGTTTTCATACAAGGGGATCGTGGTTTGTGACATAGCAGTCTGGATAATACAAAAAAAGGATAACGTGATCAGCGTACTTTTCATATGGTGTGAGTTATTGATCAAATATAATGCAAAACGGAGCAGCTTCCCTTTACTTTTCTTTCACAGAATATTAAGTTAAAACAGGGGTGGGAGACATTGACTCATGTAACTTATGAGTCTACCTTCAGGTCATACAATAAACCAGACGTTTATGAAAAAGCTATACTCCCTTTCAACATTACTTGTTGTTTTAATAGGCTTCACCGGTTGTAGCAAAGATATTTTTAAACCATACGATGACCGCATTGAAGGTGTGTGGGAATTGACCGACGTAGACAAGGTAGGCTGGGGCAGCACCAACCTCAACTTTACCGGTGGCCGGTTTACTTTTTATGGCAACGGACAGGTGGAATATGAAGATGGCTATGGCGGTTTTTATGAAGGCCGCTGGGATATCCGCAGCCGCAATATCCCGGACTGTTATATAGATGAAAATGGCAACTCAGTTTGTGATGGCCGTTATGTGCGTACGCTTAGTATCAATGTGACTGATTTTGTAACCCACGATGTGCGGTCTGAATACTTTGACGAAATTGTGTTCACAGGCACCAACCGCTTCACGGCTTATCTGTATGATGGTGAAAGGACCTATGTGTTCCGGTTCACGAGGTAAGCGAGAAAGCAAGTGGTAAATAGTGAGCGGCTATCGTTTCAGTAATTGGTCATATATCGCTTCAATCTGTTTTGTCATGTTGGCGGCACTATAAGTGGAGCTGATGGTAGTTCTCGCTTCCCGGCCCAGGCGCTCCCGTAATGAAGCATCCGTAAGTTGTATAATCGTTTGAGGAAGGGTATTGTCCAGCGTTTCTACCGGCAGCAGCAGGCCGTTTACATCATGCTGTATCACTTCTGAAGTGCCGTCTACTTTCGTGCCGATAATCGCCTTGCCC of the Paraflavitalea devenefica genome contains:
- a CDS encoding alpha/beta hydrolase; this translates as MKSTLITLSFFCIIQTAMSQTTIPLYENGIPNSKPVPDKESSVVSPADGKLRISYVTNPTLTVYPAPPEKATGTAIVICPGGGYSILAASHEGSDVARRFNEMGVTAIVLKYRLPNDTSMVNKEIGPLQDAQKAIEVVRAKAAEWNINKDQVGIIGFSAGGHLASTAGTHFNYDYLTNHAYKKAKKSPLRPNFMVLIYPVISFSDSLAHKGSRTKLLGEHPTTEKMIQYSNELQVTKATPPTFLVHAKDDKTVVVQNSEHFYEALQEHHVPAEIYLYEKGGHGFGMINKTSEVKWMDLVEQWMRSNKWIK